catttatttttttttaaaagttagtgtTGCTGGGCTCACCGCCGCCCTAGGTCGTGGTCTCGTTGTTGTTCCCAAGGCTTCAGCATTCATGATGAACTTACTTCAGATTGTGCGTGACCACTGGGTACATATACTTGTCCCTGTGGGATTTGTCGTTGGATGTTACCTAGACAGAAAGAATGATGAAAAGCTAATTGCCTTCCGGAACAAGAGTCTGTTATATAAAAGGGAATTAAGACCCAGTGAAGAAGTCACCTGGAAGTAAAGGCTGCTGCTGAATTACAGAATGttcacagtttttaaattataagagaaataaaaacacattcattacttaaaaaaaaaaaaaagttagtgttGTGTACAAAACCAAAAGGTTGTAAAGGATGATTCAGAAAATTGTTTTTGTaggaatttttatattattttttgaattctGAGAGAGAAATATTATGCAATTGTAAAGTGTTAACTACTTTAAAACATGTAGAtttactttgctttcttttcctgtttaccaaaacaggaatgaaaaaggTATCTTCTTCATGGTTTTCTTAATTAGCTTCAAGGACATTTTTGATTCCTAAATCTGATTAGCCtcctgagaaaattattttatttctctttcctcagcttttattttttaaaattcaaacctgTGTTAGAAAGATTGAGAGTCGAACACCCACATACCTTTCACCTGGATTTGCCAATTGGTATTTTGCTacctttgctttatttctctctgattttttatttgctattttattaTTCCTATAAGCATTTTGCTTGCAAAGCTGCATTATAATCAAAAGGTTGCGTACAGCGTGTGCAGTTTTAAAAGAGGCAAGTTAGTAGTGTGATTCAGAAATTTAGTAGCATCGAATGAGGAGAGTGGGCTCTTTAAAATGCTCAGGTCTATTGCATATctatcctaaaaaaaaattaatggagtaaaaaaaacccaacaacaattcagtgtttttctttttctcttaatggtGCTAAACTGATTTATTTAGGTTTTGAAAAGAACAGACATTTAAATTTTGAATCTTGACAGTGATTATTAGGGGTCAGAGCTCACATTTGCTAGGCAAAATTGGGTCAGCATTAAGGTAGGTGTTTCTGTGTAAAACATTGCTGAATGATTGTGACCAGACAAACTTAGGTTTTTGGGTCAAGGCACTCTGTCTTTCCTACGGTGCATGGGAAGGCACTACCACTGGTCCTGACTATACTTGTGGGACCGACCACACCCTTTTTCTGATGGACAAGTTTTCTTACTAGGCCAAGAGCCACTGTGTCTCTCTCTAAGGTAATTTACCATGTCCCTGCTCCTTCTACTGTGTGTTGATGACATAGATCTGAGGTAGCTTTCCTTGTTCTTAAGTGCACTTCATGGTCTCCCCTATGCTTCTGCTGCCTGTACTTCCCAGCTCTATATATTGGTGGCTGTCTTGAAGTATTTTATCAATAGTGTATTATATTATCTGTCTATCACGGTGGGACAGGTCACCAGAAAtgtagcagcttaaaacagcacacatttattattgcacagtttctgtgggtcaggctTACCTGGATCCTCAGCTTAGTGTCTCACAAGGCTGTAGTCAAGGTATTGACTGGCCTGTATTCTTGCCTCGAGACttgagaatctgcttccaagttcaCTCAGGTTGCTGGCAGAGTTCATTTCTTTGTGATTGTGGGACTAAGGGATGTATCTTCTTGTTGACTGTTAGCTAGAGGCCATACTCAGCACCTACAGGCTGCTTGAAGTTCCTTGCCATGTGCATTTTCCCAGCATAGTAGCTTACTTCATTGAGTCAACAAAAAAAGCCTCTAGAGCTAGTCTGTTAGCAAGACCAGAGTTACATAACATGACTTAATCACAGGAGTAGTATCCCATAATctctgccacattttttttttaatttttaatttatttttggctgctttgggtctttgttgttgtgtgtgggctttctctagttgtggcgagcgggggctactcttcgttgtggtgcacgggcttctcattgcggtggcttctcttgttacagagcacgggctgtaggcatgcaggcttcagtagttgcagcacgtgggctcagtagctgcggcacacaggctctagagcgcaggctcagtagttgtggcgtatgggcttagtttctccacggcatgtgggatcttcccggaccagggattgaacccgtgtcccctttattggcaggcggattcttaaccactgtgccaccagggaagtccctttgccaTATTCTTTTGATTAATGCAGATCACAGGTCCTACCTACACTCCAGGGGAAGGGATTACAGAAAGGTGTGGACACCAAGAGGTTGAGATCACAGAGGGTCACACATACTTAAAACTTCATGAAATAAGGTTTGTTTAGTCATTAAATtatgtatcaaatatttattggggtTAACATCTGCTTTCATCTCTGACAGTAAGTGGATTGTATTTTTCCTCTAGTCATAAGCAGCTATACAGCCAGACAAAGTATATGAAATAGAGCTGTTTTCAGGCACTGGATGTAGcgagaaagagaacaaattagGTGAGCCCCACGTTTAGCCCATCTCTGTGCTTCAGGGTAATTGGCTAACTATGTCATGGGGAGTGGAACTCAAGCAGAGCAAGGAAGTTCTACTGAACTGAGGGTGCAGAGATTGGAGTTTTGGGCTGCTGAAGCAGCTGGAACTTGTTAGGTTGTTGAAGAAGAGGGTACATACAGAAGTATGAGTTCCCCAAGAGTGCTTGGCTGAGGGTTGGGCTGCACACATGTAGGTGATGTTCCTTAAGGCCTAGTAGAGAGTGCATGTTAGGGGGTTAAAAGTGGGAGAAATATCATAATACCTGGAGATGTTGGATTTCAGCCCATCCAGAGTGGAGAAAGACCTAGTTAATATACTGGATAGTAATCTTAGATTCCTGAAAGGCTGTGCTTTTGGAAAGGTTTGGCAAGTTATGGCCCGTgtgccaaatctggcccactgacTGTTTTTATATGTCCTGTGATCTAAGGatgttttttatatatgttagtggctgaaaagaaattaaaagaataatattttgtgacatgtgaaaatgatGTGGAATATAAATTCTAGTGACCATAAAT
The genomic region above belongs to Phocoena sinus isolate mPhoSin1 chromosome 12, mPhoSin1.pri, whole genome shotgun sequence and contains:
- the LOC116763498 gene encoding NADH dehydrogenase [ubiquinone] 1 beta subcomplex subunit 1, translated to MMNLLQIVRDHWVHILVPVGFVVGCYLDRKNDEKLIAFRNKSLLYKRELRPSEEVTWK